Proteins encoded within one genomic window of Nordella sp. HKS 07:
- a CDS encoding UDP-N-acetylmuramoyl-L-alanyl-D-glutamate--2,6-diaminopimelate ligase, which produces MSVPLSRLLADDAALPQGAKDAAISGLTADSRQVKPGFLFAALPGTKVDGAQFIPQAVAAGAAAVVVGQTVTAPAANSILIKSANPHQLFARIASRFAGSQPDIVVAVTGTNGKTSVAAFVRQIWQSMGFRAASIGTVGIVGPAGEEYLAHTTPDPVKLHHTLAGLAQDHVTHLAMEASSHGLAQFRLDGVRLAAGGFTNLTRDHLDYHATYEEYFAAKMRLFSELLPEGAPAVVNADVEIAQDVLGRAKAHGLTVFTVGEKGHDLKLVSCMLDGFGQRLVLATASGQHEVYLPLVGDFQVSNALVAAGLVIATGGEEALVLHALESLKGAKGRLDLVAHSAKGAPIFVDYAHTPDALEKAILALRPYVKRRLAVVFGAGGDRDKGKRPQMGAIAAKFADIAYVTDDNPRSEDPAIIRAAVMAACPGGIEIGDRALALRTAIEALEEGDILLVAGKGHELGQTISGKVLPFSDHDAVKAAVGGQDYHG; this is translated from the coding sequence ATGAGCGTGCCTCTCTCGCGCCTCCTCGCCGACGATGCCGCGCTGCCGCAGGGCGCCAAGGACGCGGCGATCTCCGGTCTCACCGCCGACAGCCGGCAGGTGAAGCCGGGCTTCCTCTTCGCCGCCTTGCCAGGCACGAAGGTCGACGGCGCCCAGTTCATTCCGCAGGCCGTCGCGGCCGGCGCGGCAGCGGTGGTCGTTGGCCAGACGGTCACGGCGCCGGCGGCGAATTCGATCCTGATCAAGTCAGCCAACCCACATCAGCTCTTCGCGCGTATCGCGTCGCGCTTCGCCGGCAGCCAGCCCGATATCGTCGTCGCCGTCACTGGCACCAATGGCAAGACCTCGGTCGCGGCCTTCGTGCGACAGATCTGGCAGTCGATGGGATTTCGCGCCGCGAGCATCGGCACAGTCGGCATCGTCGGACCGGCGGGCGAGGAATATCTCGCCCATACGACGCCCGATCCGGTCAAGCTGCATCACACGCTGGCGGGTCTCGCCCAGGATCACGTCACCCATCTCGCCATGGAAGCGTCGAGCCACGGGCTTGCGCAGTTCCGGCTCGACGGAGTCCGGCTGGCGGCCGGCGGCTTCACCAATCTGACTCGCGACCATCTCGATTATCACGCGACCTACGAAGAATATTTCGCCGCAAAAATGCGACTGTTCTCGGAGTTGCTGCCTGAGGGCGCGCCCGCGGTGGTCAACGCCGATGTGGAGATCGCCCAGGATGTGCTGGGGCGCGCCAAGGCGCACGGCCTCACCGTCTTCACAGTTGGCGAGAAGGGGCATGATCTCAAGCTGGTCTCCTGCATGCTCGACGGCTTCGGCCAGCGCCTGGTACTGGCGACGGCGAGCGGGCAGCACGAAGTCTACCTGCCGCTGGTCGGCGATTTCCAGGTGTCCAACGCGCTCGTCGCCGCCGGCCTCGTCATCGCCACGGGGGGCGAGGAGGCCCTCGTCCTGCATGCCCTCGAATCGCTCAAGGGCGCCAAGGGCCGGCTCGATCTGGTGGCGCATTCCGCCAAGGGCGCCCCGATCTTCGTCGACTATGCCCATACGCCCGATGCGCTGGAGAAGGCGATACTGGCGCTGCGGCCCTATGTTAAGCGCAGGCTCGCCGTCGTATTCGGCGCCGGCGGCGACCGGGACAAGGGCAAACGCCCGCAAATGGGCGCCATCGCGGCGAAGTTCGCCGACATTGCCTATGTGACCGACGATAATCCGCGCTCGGAGGATCCGGCCATCATCCGCGCGGCGGTGATGGCGGCTTGCCCGGGCGGGATAGAAATCGGCGACCGGGCGCTTGCCCTCAGGACGGCGATCGAAGCGCTGGAAGAGGGGGACATCCTTCTCGTCGCCGGCAAGGGGCATGAACTCGGCCAGACGATCAGCGGCAAAGTGCTGCCTTTCAGCGACCATGATGCGGTGAAGGCGGCGGTAGGCGGGCAGGATTACCATGGCTGA
- a CDS encoding penicillin-binding protein 2: MLFSMRQDGSLAGRNRLRLVNFGFVMFFVAIASQLANLTLWQQRPEKPVIEYSERVPRPDIVDRNGVVLATDVSVFSLYADPRKILDVDEAVELLTATVPSFDAKSLRQKLSQPNRAFMWLKREVSPSEREAIHNLGIPGLGFRAETKRVYPMGRLASHVLGYVDLDSKGIAGIEKFLDDQGALYTASLGEDNTRAMPAVLSIDIRVQHALADELAKGIAKFRALAGGAIVLDMRSGEVLGLVSLPDFNPNQENKNFTFDQANRMTSGVFELGSVIKAVSFAMALDYGTATLASQFDARAPLVIGRAAIHDFQPTRRILTLPEVFTNSSNIGTARMVLAVDQERHQAFLRRVGLMDRLVTELPENAKPILPKRWGRLVQATVAFGHGFAVQPLQGAQVVAGLLNGGNMLPVTFLKRDAADAQALAKRVVKPETSEKLRYLFRLNGLEGSARSANAKAPGYRIGGKTGTAEKVVNGRYDKTKNLTVFTGAFPMDNPQYVVMVMMDEPQATPETYGFSTSGWNAVPTAGNIIARIAPLLGVEPELTDAERKEIAKQQAKALKEGRT, translated from the coding sequence ATGCTGTTTTCAATGCGCCAGGACGGAAGCCTCGCCGGACGCAATCGTCTGCGGCTGGTGAACTTCGGATTCGTCATGTTCTTCGTGGCGATCGCCTCGCAACTCGCCAATCTCACTTTGTGGCAGCAGCGCCCCGAGAAGCCGGTCATCGAATATAGCGAGCGGGTGCCGCGGCCCGACATCGTCGATCGCAATGGCGTGGTTCTGGCAACCGATGTTTCCGTATTCTCGCTCTATGCCGATCCGCGCAAGATCCTCGATGTCGACGAGGCGGTCGAACTCTTGACCGCCACCGTGCCGAGCTTCGATGCCAAGTCGCTGCGCCAGAAGCTGTCGCAGCCCAACCGTGCGTTCATGTGGCTCAAGCGCGAAGTGAGTCCGTCGGAGCGCGAGGCCATCCACAATCTCGGCATTCCCGGACTTGGCTTCCGGGCCGAAACCAAACGCGTCTATCCGATGGGCCGGCTGGCCAGCCATGTGCTGGGCTATGTCGATCTCGATTCCAAGGGCATCGCCGGCATCGAGAAATTCCTCGACGATCAGGGCGCGCTCTATACCGCCTCGCTCGGCGAGGACAATACGCGCGCCATGCCGGCGGTGCTCTCGATCGACATCCGCGTCCAGCACGCGTTGGCCGACGAGCTCGCCAAGGGCATCGCCAAGTTCCGCGCCCTGGCGGGCGGCGCCATCGTTCTCGATATGCGCAGCGGCGAAGTGCTGGGCCTGGTGTCACTGCCCGATTTCAATCCCAATCAGGAAAACAAGAATTTCACCTTCGACCAGGCCAACCGGATGACGAGCGGCGTCTTCGAGCTGGGTTCGGTCATCAAGGCGGTGTCCTTCGCCATGGCGCTGGACTATGGCACTGCTACCCTCGCGAGCCAGTTCGATGCCCGCGCGCCGCTGGTCATCGGGCGTGCCGCCATCCACGACTTCCAGCCGACAAGGCGGATTCTGACGCTGCCCGAGGTCTTCACCAACTCCTCCAATATCGGCACGGCTCGCATGGTGCTCGCCGTCGATCAGGAACGGCACCAGGCATTCCTGCGCCGGGTCGGACTGATGGATCGGCTCGTGACGGAGCTACCGGAAAACGCCAAGCCGATCCTGCCCAAGCGCTGGGGCAGACTGGTCCAGGCGACCGTCGCCTTTGGCCACGGTTTTGCCGTACAGCCCCTGCAAGGAGCCCAGGTGGTAGCGGGTTTGCTCAATGGCGGAAATATGCTTCCGGTGACGTTCCTCAAGCGCGACGCAGCTGATGCGCAGGCGCTGGCGAAGCGCGTGGTGAAGCCCGAAACCAGCGAGAAGCTGCGCTATCTGTTCAGGCTCAACGGGCTCGAAGGCAGTGCGCGCAGCGCCAACGCCAAAGCCCCCGGCTACCGTATCGGCGGCAAGACGGGCACGGCCGAGAAGGTCGTCAACGGACGCTACGACAAGACCAAGAACCTTACCGTTTTCACGGGCGCCTTTCCGATGGATAACCCGCAATATGTCGTCATGGTGATGATGGACGAGCCGCAGGCAACCCCCGAGACCTACGGCTTCTCGACCTCGGGCTGGAACGCGGTGCCCACCGCCGGCAACATCATCGCCCGCATCGCGCCGTTGCTCGGCGTCGAGCCGGAGCTCACCGATGCCGAGCGCAAGGAGATCGCCAAGCAGCAGGCGAAAGCGTTGAAGGAAGGCAGGACCTGA
- a CDS encoding cell division protein FtsL, whose protein sequence is MLRAFNACLVVAVLVSAYVLYSLEHSIRGIERQIARSNAAIANEKETIGLLNAEWSSLIRPDRLQRLAEQYLELKRISPDQFVKINELATRIPDEPPVKLEEQGKDAIGDILKAME, encoded by the coding sequence ATGCTCAGAGCATTCAATGCATGTCTGGTCGTGGCGGTCCTCGTCTCCGCCTATGTGCTCTATTCACTGGAGCATTCCATTCGCGGCATCGAGCGGCAGATCGCGCGCTCGAACGCCGCCATCGCCAACGAGAAGGAGACGATCGGGCTTCTCAATGCCGAATGGTCGAGCCTGATCAGGCCGGATCGCCTGCAGCGGCTCGCCGAGCAATATCTCGAGCTGAAGCGCATATCGCCCGATCAATTCGTGAAGATCAACGAGCTCGCGACGCGCATTCCCGACGAACCTCCGGTCAAGCTGGAGGAGCAGGGCAAGGACGCGATCGGCGACATTCTAAAGGCGATGGAGTGA
- the rsmH gene encoding 16S rRNA (cytosine(1402)-N(4))-methyltransferase RsmH, translated as MASPLPSADARHKPVMLAEVLSALAPRDGGIYVDGTFGAGGYTRGLLTAADCRVLAIDRDPDAITGGTALVAAFPERLTLVEGHFSDMENLAERFGITMIDGATLDIGVSSMQIDQAARGFSFAKDGPLDMRMSQSGLSAADIVNAAEAGQLTRIIGVLGEERKARAIAHAIVKARSEAPIRTTQELVRAIERATGRQRPQDRIHPATRTFQALRIYVNRELEELGLALAAAERLLKPGGRLAVVTFHSLEDRIVKRFFAERSGKTPSSSRHMPGREAGEEARFIPVFRGHQEASVAETADNPRARSAKLRAGERTSAPALALNLEDIAVPSVEGRRN; from the coding sequence ATGGCTTCGCCCTTGCCCAGCGCAGATGCCCGGCACAAGCCGGTGATGCTCGCGGAAGTGCTGTCGGCGCTCGCGCCGCGCGACGGCGGCATCTATGTCGACGGCACCTTCGGTGCCGGCGGCTATACGCGTGGGCTTCTCACCGCCGCCGACTGCAGGGTCCTCGCCATCGACCGAGACCCCGACGCGATCACCGGCGGGACGGCGCTGGTCGCCGCCTTCCCAGAACGGCTGACGCTGGTCGAAGGCCACTTCAGCGATATGGAAAACCTTGCGGAACGCTTCGGCATCACAATGATCGACGGCGCCACCCTCGATATCGGCGTCTCCTCGATGCAGATCGATCAGGCGGCGCGCGGCTTCTCCTTCGCCAAGGACGGTCCCCTCGACATGCGGATGAGCCAGTCCGGTCTCTCGGCGGCGGATATCGTGAATGCGGCCGAAGCGGGCCAGCTGACCCGTATCATCGGCGTGCTCGGCGAGGAGCGCAAAGCCCGCGCCATCGCCCATGCCATCGTCAAAGCGCGCAGCGAAGCGCCGATCCGCACTACCCAGGAGCTGGTGCGCGCCATCGAGCGCGCCACCGGGCGTCAGCGCCCGCAGGACCGCATTCATCCGGCCACGCGCACCTTCCAGGCCTTGCGCATCTATGTAAACAGGGAGCTCGAGGAGCTCGGCCTCGCGCTGGCGGCGGCCGAACGACTGCTCAAGCCCGGCGGGCGCCTGGCGGTCGTCACCTTCCATTCGCTGGAAGACCGGATCGTCAAGCGCTTCTTCGCCGAGCGCAGCGGCAAGACGCCTTCGTCCTCACGCCACATGCCGGGGCGTGAAGCGGGGGAAGAAGCGCGTTTCATTCCCGTCTTCCGGGGGCATCAGGAAGCGAGCGTGGCCGAGACGGCGGACAATCCGCGCGCCCGCTCGGCAAAGTTGCGCGCCGGCGAGCGCACCTCGGCGCCAGCACTGGCTCTCAATCTCGAAGATATCGCGGTTCCATCGGTCGAAGGGCGGCGCAACTGA
- a CDS encoding PLP-dependent aminotransferase family protein, which yields MWRPRLTDSARMKYLGIVEALEADVRSGRIARGERLPPQRAIADALDVDLTTVTRAFNEARRRGLVEAQAGRGTFITERLAGSAPVEHFRPLIDLSMNIPPQPAAANLRKAFPQGIAELLGSNRGMLSLHYHESTGTEPDRHAAANWLAQRLDGVAAERVVVAGGAQSALFAICELLLGRGDVVVAGEMTYPGLKAIAIQKGLMLEPLAMDGQGILPDAFEKACREKSPKALYLIPSIDNPTTATMPEDRRRKIAALAQQHGVAIIEDDPYAPLRPERIVTMAALAGAITWHIATLSKCATPALRVAYVVAPNATKALRLAGVLRATILMAPPLMSALASRWIADGTLDEIIRAIRAENVERQKLAAAILGDAAYAADPYGHHLWLRLAGQWHAADFAEHADRAGVSIVPSSVFSVAAHPTEAVRLSLGIAPDRGALEDGLSQLASLLSQPSVAARTMV from the coding sequence ATGTGGCGACCGCGACTGACTGACAGCGCCCGGATGAAATATCTGGGGATTGTCGAAGCGCTCGAGGCCGATGTCCGATCGGGCCGAATTGCGCGAGGGGAAAGGCTGCCGCCGCAGCGCGCCATCGCCGATGCGCTCGATGTGGATCTCACCACCGTGACGCGCGCTTTCAATGAAGCGCGCCGACGCGGCCTGGTCGAGGCGCAGGCCGGGCGCGGCACCTTCATTACCGAAAGGCTCGCGGGCAGCGCGCCCGTCGAGCATTTCCGGCCGCTGATCGATCTGAGCATGAATATTCCCCCCCAGCCTGCGGCTGCCAATCTGCGCAAAGCCTTCCCGCAGGGAATCGCCGAGCTCTTGGGGAGCAACCGCGGCATGCTGAGCCTGCATTATCACGAGAGCACCGGCACGGAGCCCGACCGCCATGCCGCGGCGAACTGGCTGGCGCAGCGGCTCGACGGCGTGGCCGCGGAGCGCGTTGTCGTCGCGGGGGGCGCGCAGAGCGCGCTCTTCGCCATCTGCGAGTTGCTGCTCGGCCGTGGCGATGTGGTGGTCGCGGGAGAAATGACTTATCCGGGGCTTAAGGCAATCGCCATTCAGAAGGGGCTCATGCTGGAGCCTCTCGCCATGGACGGGCAGGGCATACTGCCCGATGCCTTCGAAAAGGCCTGCCGGGAGAAATCGCCCAAGGCGCTCTATCTCATACCGAGCATCGACAACCCGACGACGGCGACCATGCCGGAGGATCGGCGGCGCAAGATCGCGGCGCTGGCGCAGCAGCATGGCGTGGCGATCATCGAGGACGATCCATATGCACCGCTGCGGCCGGAGCGGATCGTCACCATGGCGGCGCTTGCCGGCGCGATCACCTGGCATATCGCGACACTGTCGAAATGCGCTACCCCCGCCTTGCGCGTCGCTTATGTGGTGGCGCCCAACGCGACCAAGGCGCTGCGGCTCGCTGGGGTGCTCCGAGCGACAATCCTGATGGCGCCGCCTTTGATGTCGGCGCTGGCGAGCCGCTGGATCGCCGACGGCACGCTCGACGAGATCATCCGGGCGATCCGCGCCGAGAATGTCGAGCGCCAGAAACTCGCGGCCGCGATCCTCGGAGATGCGGCATACGCTGCCGATCCGTATGGGCACCACCTCTGGCTGCGCCTCGCCGGCCAATGGCATGCCGCGGACTTCGCCGAGCATGCCGACCGGGCCGGCGTCTCGATCGTGCCGAGCTCGGTGTTCTCGGTCGCGGCCCATCCCACCGAGGCGGTCAGGCTGTCGCTGGGAATCGCGCCGGACCGGGGAGCCCTCGAAGACGGCCTCAGCCAGCTTGCCAGCCTCCTGTCGCAGCCCTCGGTCGCGGCGCGCACGATGGTCTAG
- a CDS encoding methylenetetrahydrofolate reductase: MYGPPMEEQHRGPAAPYALEVTGKDIAQLEASQADIPAGTPVNIAFLGNETHAQRITAARVIRACGFEPVPIISSRRLLSQQDLDTLVSELIIEVRPKRFLLVGGDPASPAGPYPDSLELLRSGVIERHGIRHVGIVAYPEGHPRIADAALWEALKWKLSFLADAGCSVEITTQFGFDADTVLRWIEQLRHEGFDTPVRIGVPGPTDVGKLLRFARQFGVAASAGIARRYGFSLAQLVHRVGPERFFERLLHGMEKRDVGAILYHLYPFGGIADGVRWMNRHAVSVTA; the protein is encoded by the coding sequence ATGTATGGCCCGCCGATGGAAGAGCAGCATCGCGGCCCAGCGGCCCCCTACGCGCTGGAGGTGACCGGCAAGGACATCGCTCAGCTCGAGGCATCGCAGGCCGATATACCTGCGGGGACACCGGTCAATATTGCCTTTCTCGGAAATGAAACGCATGCGCAGAGGATCACGGCGGCTCGCGTGATCCGTGCTTGCGGCTTCGAGCCGGTGCCGATCATTTCATCGCGGCGGCTCTTGTCGCAGCAGGATCTCGACACTCTTGTCAGTGAGCTGATCATAGAGGTCAGGCCGAAGCGATTTCTCCTCGTCGGCGGCGATCCGGCGAGTCCTGCCGGGCCTTATCCAGATTCCCTCGAGCTCCTGAGAAGCGGCGTGATCGAGCGTCATGGCATTCGTCATGTCGGCATCGTCGCCTATCCCGAGGGCCATCCCAGGATCGCCGATGCCGCGCTCTGGGAAGCCCTCAAATGGAAGCTCAGCTTTCTCGCGGACGCCGGCTGCTCGGTCGAGATTACAACCCAATTCGGTTTCGATGCCGACACCGTCTTGAGATGGATCGAGCAATTGCGCCACGAAGGCTTCGATACTCCGGTGAGGATCGGCGTGCCGGGCCCCACCGATGTCGGCAAGCTCCTGCGCTTCGCCCGGCAGTTCGGCGTTGCGGCATCCGCCGGCATCGCGCGTCGCTATGGTTTCTCGCTCGCGCAGCTCGTCCATCGCGTCGGACCGGAGCGCTTCTTCGAACGGCTTTTGCACGGGATGGAGAAGCGCGATGTCGGCGCTATTCTCTACCACCTCTATCCCTTTGGCGGGATCGCCGACGGCGTGCGCTGGATGAACCGGCACGCCGTCAGCGTGACAGCATAG
- the ccoS gene encoding cbb3-type cytochrome oxidase assembly protein CcoS, which yields MSPLLFLIPIALALGGLGLVAFLWTLRDGQYEDLDGAAERIFLDDDDPQRFHERQQDVSHDNEK from the coding sequence ATGAGTCCGCTGCTCTTCCTCATTCCCATCGCCCTGGCGCTCGGCGGTCTCGGCCTTGTCGCGTTTCTGTGGACGCTTCGCGACGGCCAATATGAGGACCTCGACGGCGCGGCTGAACGCATCTTTCTCGACGACGACGATCCACAACGATTTCACGAACGACAACAGGATGTATCTCATGACAATGAGAAGTAA
- a CDS encoding cation-translocating P-type ATPase, whose amino-acid sequence MSAGVSVATPFPDMSPTAGMLTAFVESDRRKHHLSLLVEGVHCANCIRRIETRLKQDPKVTSARVNLSLRRLSVDWTGDADHAEKIGEAVSSLGYGIAPFEPGMLSASDTRMGRELLRCLAIAGFASSNVMMLAWAVWAGQVDGMATNTQALFNWLSALVAVPALAIAGRPFFRSAFAALKARRTNIDVPIVAALLLATIMSLVELIRQGPDVYFDSVATLLFVLLIGRYLDLRVRARSREAIERLVMLQARHATVVDADGRASVVPAASVEPGMSVLVAPGETVPVDGRITQGEASVDTVAVTGESLPIELRAGDEVLAGSIVMTTPLHIVASRTAATSHLADILRLVEQAQLRKGQAGNLADKVAAFWTPAVHVVALATFFGWWLIAGAGPATALVYAVCVLIIACPCAIGIAGPVVQVAATGGLLKRGVLIKSGDALERLAAIDGVAFDKTGTLTMGRPELIEAPLDAETRALAASLVAQSKHPFARALARRLGAAPTLAGTIEVPGAGLSAEVDGTTVRLGSAAFCGLDIVAQDAASEVWLAVPGRPPARFVLADAVRPEARDTVAYFENAGIETTILSGDRAPAVAHCAAEVGIRAHSGKLKPADKATVLASWVAEGRKILMVGDGLNDAPALAQAHVSASFGHGVAATQATADIVLPANRLSAIMLAHRTARRAVMIIRQNLGFAALYNVVLIPVAVLGFATPLIAAAAMSASSIAVTLNALRARPPAEGGVT is encoded by the coding sequence ATGAGCGCCGGGGTGAGCGTGGCCACGCCTTTCCCAGATATGTCGCCAACCGCGGGCATGCTGACGGCATTCGTCGAGTCTGACAGGCGGAAGCATCATCTCAGCCTGCTGGTCGAGGGCGTGCATTGCGCCAACTGCATCCGCAGGATCGAGACCCGCCTCAAGCAGGATCCGAAGGTCACGAGTGCGCGCGTCAATCTCTCCCTGCGCCGGCTCAGCGTCGACTGGACCGGCGATGCGGATCATGCCGAGAAGATCGGAGAGGCCGTCAGTTCGCTGGGTTATGGAATAGCGCCCTTCGAGCCCGGGATGCTCAGCGCCAGCGACACGCGGATGGGCAGGGAGCTGCTGCGCTGCCTGGCCATCGCCGGTTTCGCCTCGTCGAATGTGATGATGCTCGCCTGGGCGGTGTGGGCGGGACAGGTCGACGGGATGGCGACGAACACGCAGGCCCTGTTCAACTGGCTGTCGGCGCTCGTCGCCGTGCCGGCCCTTGCGATCGCGGGGCGGCCTTTCTTCCGTTCGGCCTTCGCCGCACTGAAAGCGCGCCGCACCAATATCGACGTCCCGATCGTGGCCGCCCTTCTCCTGGCAACGATCATGAGCCTGGTCGAATTGATCAGACAGGGGCCGGATGTCTATTTCGACAGCGTCGCCACGCTGCTCTTCGTTCTTCTGATCGGTCGCTATCTGGATCTCCGGGTCAGAGCACGGTCGCGAGAGGCGATCGAAAGACTGGTCATGCTGCAGGCGCGGCATGCCACGGTGGTCGATGCCGATGGCCGCGCCTCGGTGGTGCCGGCAGCGTCTGTCGAGCCCGGCATGTCGGTGCTCGTCGCGCCCGGCGAAACCGTGCCCGTGGACGGCCGCATCACGCAAGGAGAGGCGTCCGTCGATACGGTCGCGGTGACCGGAGAATCACTGCCGATCGAGCTGCGCGCCGGCGATGAAGTGCTCGCCGGCTCGATCGTGATGACGACGCCTCTTCATATCGTGGCAAGCCGGACAGCCGCGACGAGCCATCTGGCCGACATCCTGCGTCTCGTCGAGCAGGCGCAATTGCGAAAAGGGCAGGCCGGGAATCTCGCCGATAAAGTCGCCGCATTCTGGACTCCAGCTGTGCATGTCGTGGCGCTTGCCACCTTCTTCGGCTGGTGGCTGATCGCGGGCGCCGGTCCGGCCACGGCTCTGGTTTATGCGGTCTGCGTGCTCATCATCGCCTGTCCCTGCGCAATTGGCATAGCGGGTCCGGTGGTACAGGTCGCCGCCACCGGTGGATTGCTGAAACGCGGCGTGCTGATCAAGTCCGGCGACGCACTCGAGCGGCTGGCCGCTATCGACGGCGTTGCGTTCGACAAGACAGGGACGCTGACGATGGGCCGGCCCGAGCTCATCGAGGCGCCACTGGATGCCGAGACGAGGGCACTCGCGGCCTCGCTCGTGGCGCAGAGCAAACATCCCTTCGCGCGGGCGCTCGCGCGGCGACTGGGCGCGGCGCCGACGCTTGCGGGGACGATCGAGGTTCCGGGCGCTGGACTCAGCGCCGAGGTGGATGGGACGACCGTCCGGCTCGGCAGTGCCGCCTTCTGCGGCCTCGACATCGTGGCGCAGGACGCCGCCAGCGAAGTCTGGCTCGCGGTGCCTGGGCGCCCCCCGGCGCGCTTCGTGCTGGCGGATGCCGTCAGACCGGAGGCACGAGACACTGTCGCCTATTTCGAGAATGCCGGAATCGAGACCACTATACTCTCCGGCGACCGGGCGCCGGCGGTCGCGCACTGCGCGGCGGAAGTCGGCATCCGGGCGCATAGCGGCAAATTGAAACCGGCAGACAAGGCGACGGTTCTGGCCAGCTGGGTGGCTGAAGGCCGGAAGATCCTCATGGTCGGTGATGGTCTGAACGACGCGCCGGCGCTGGCGCAGGCGCATGTGTCGGCAAGCTTCGGCCACGGCGTTGCCGCCACGCAGGCGACGGCCGACATCGTGCTGCCGGCCAACCGCCTGTCAGCCATCATGCTGGCGCATCGGACCGCCCGCCGCGCCGTGATGATCATCCGGCAGAATCTTGGCTTTGCCGCGCTCTACAATGTCGTGCTGATCCCGGTGGCCGTCCTGGGATTTGCCACGCCGCTGATCGCGGCCGCCGCGATGTCGGCGAGCTCAATCGCGGTCACGCTCAATGCGCTGCGCGCCCGCCCGCCGGCGGAAGGAGGCGTCACATGA
- a CDS encoding FixH family protein codes for MSEKRKDLWIPACFVLFFVGLAGLEAWFVLLANRTFSGLVTDNAYAVGLKYDDVLAQREAERELGWSTNLNFVQQGGLVGRLTLAVTDRDGIPLDTPNVRATAERMTRFPQIQTVNFLRQKAGIYVADLKVPLAGRWFVRLRVEQAGRSVHAIKEVDVLP; via the coding sequence ATGAGCGAGAAGCGGAAGGATCTGTGGATTCCAGCCTGCTTCGTTCTCTTTTTCGTGGGACTGGCCGGGCTCGAAGCGTGGTTCGTCCTGCTGGCCAACCGCACCTTCAGCGGCCTGGTAACCGACAATGCCTATGCGGTGGGGCTGAAATACGATGATGTCCTGGCGCAGCGCGAGGCCGAGCGCGAGCTCGGCTGGTCGACCAATCTGAACTTCGTTCAGCAAGGCGGGCTCGTGGGCCGGCTCACTCTCGCCGTGACCGACCGGGACGGCATTCCGCTGGACACCCCGAATGTGCGAGCCACCGCCGAGCGCATGACGCGCTTTCCGCAAATCCAAACCGTCAACTTCCTGCGCCAGAAGGCCGGCATCTATGTCGCGGACCTGAAGGTTCCACTCGCCGGGCGCTGGTTCGTGCGGCTCAGGGTGGAGCAGGCCGGGCGCTCGGTGCATGCGATCAAGGAGGTCGATGTCCTGCCATGA